One genomic window of Haliotis asinina isolate JCU_RB_2024 chromosome 4, JCU_Hal_asi_v2, whole genome shotgun sequence includes the following:
- the LOC137281815 gene encoding uncharacterized protein, with translation MVSLLKASFTKRKSNFTYSETDTLLEEIEKNKDVLLSPSCAAKHKRALWDDITSKINRIGEGDERTMEEVRKKWGDMQCLAKRKFARGTQELNEFEMRVIAMKSEGGGRWLQNERTYQEEPDEFEFDTLTENIQIKQEKTDEELDNPPVYFDGKGYEGTRDDPTDDYPETPIPFDMTSRKRKSNFSILERNTLLEEVKRWRKIILAKYNDTVTHEKKRLAWDEVTKKVNEKGRGSYRTVEEVRKKWNDMQSLARRKKRRKMETLLLESASNSDSMHGRDTPQGVEDMELDPLEETNVSFEGTEDGNSNDHDIMERVLASSMNDEEQRDEIDLIEEEDEADDDNDSNCSEWTPASRRKQVSAKTRKVNFSTVETSALLDEIYKRRRIIFSPNLDRRTAEKKRREWAKVAERVQKVCVNKELRTLNEVRKKWSDLFTRASKFRVKIEAGENDDPACESEIDKVNRRVLMIVKQKDEEQRRADEDFEESMFGGKPKQEGMAAKKHDAPLENRHSDDDAYDEEKHKGAPTNSPSGDTDPEGDNLDSGIIIVQVEDGHHIGVKKVVDVINLKKEPQAAPTTVDSPLVIENVASIDERVFSSMDSHDLSSPPGDGPRDKEHKDRQGNVDSGNNVDFDSNSQDYQTQEAPEQFIFRRRKGKFSCQETSVLLDEVKKNKSLLLSKLTAAAVNDKKRCRWKEITARVNSVRAGVQRSVDEVKKKWYDLQSTAKKKRALQESLLEHLKVNQMTENGDEFDTGEIDCEKSQSPNFFKSHSKLLSILGTNRGQTEAEKSDMATQADIDDIVGVEEPSDPKLTNEDASNSNDGDRPQVFSISTDKIRENIKSAPNILTRNDWRVLEITDGDACEIANYAAIDHNYEVRLDKPSKSIEKDSVCVPEEQGNGWKIESVVSQADSGSPKKSNLPKEDSVDTASTISHITADIGHQRLRVERKRLAVERRRLCVEQEKLRLLRRLVKLEETRLRKHGRKQTSQKTRRKRKRTDHGSDHEDEERAKHCRDGEAGKDRTEQGRDWTEHDEGGMELQDSNDLTGCRGEKGSGSITDLEGQAGEDSEGQEEDRGSGYEDVSGGMDHLQQKEEDEDVGEGLHDGEEHNEQQESVSEGMDPVEEKDQSDNDSGEGSVRGSRSGSISSSVGGSMEGRSVESEGQGGSEEDDDQQSEEEKDMVVDKEDEEMSSAEEEKEEGECEESEEDNGERLSIKYLQCD, from the exons ATGGTGTCACTTTTAAAAGCGTCGTTCACGAAAAGGAAGAGTAATTTCACATACTCTGAGACAGACACACTTTTAGAAGAAATCGAAAAGAATAAAGATGTGTTGCTTTCTCCATCGTGCGCAGCGAAGCATAAACGTGCTTTGTGGGATGACATCACGTCAAAAATAAATCGTATTGGGGAAGGGGATGAACGGACGATGGAAGAGGTGAGAAAAAAATGGGGTGATATGCAGTGTTTAGCTAAACGGAAATTTGCAAGAGGCACGCAggaattaaatgaatttgaaatgcGAGTGATAGCCATGAAATCCGAGGGTGGCGGTAGATGGCTACAGAATGAAAGAACATATCAGGAAGAGCCGGATGAATTCGAGTTTGATACCTTGACAGAAAACATTCAGATTAAACAGGAAAAAACAGACGAAGAACTTGATAACCCCCCTGTTTACTTTGATGGGAAGGGTTATGAGGGGACTCGTGATGACCCCACAGACGACTACCCCGAG ACCCCGATACCATTTGACATGACATCTCGCAAAAGGAAAAGCAACTTCAGCATTCTTGAGAGGAACACTCTTCTGGAGGAAGTGAAAAGGTGGCGCAAAATCATTCTGGCTAAGTACAATGACACTGTGACGCATGAGAAGAAGAGACTTGCTTGGGATGAAGTCACAAAGAAAGTGAACGAGAAGGGAAGAGGAAGTTATCGCACAGTAGAGGAAGTGAGGAAGAAGTGGAATGACATGCAGAGTCTGGCTCGGCGGAAGAAGAGAAGGAAGATGGAGACGCTGCTACTTGAGTCGGCCTCCAACTCTGACAGTATGCATGGCCGagatactccccagggagtggAGGACATGGAACTAGATCCGCTGGAGGAG ACAAACGTCAGCTTTGAAGGAACTGAAGACGGCAACAGTAACGACCATGACATCATGGAGCGTGTCCTGGCTTCCAGCATGAACGATGAAGAACAGCGGGATGAGATTGATCTCATCGAAGAAGAGGACGAagctgatgatgacaatgacagcaACTGCAGCGAG TGGACACCTGCGAGTCGGAGGAAGCAAGTTTCAGCCAAGACACGAAAAGTAAACTTCAGTACAGTGGAAACTAGTGCTCTGCTGGACGAAATCTACAAAAGGAGGAGGATCATCTTTTCCCCGAACTTGGACCGGAGGACAGCTGAGAAGAAACGGAGAGAGTGGGCAAAGGTTGCTGAAAGAGTCCAAAAAGTTTGCGTTAACAAGGAACTTCGAACTTTAAACGAGGTTCGCAAGAAATGGAGTGACTTGTTCACAAGAGCAAGTAAGTTCCGAGTGAAAATAGAGGCCGGTGAGAATGATGACCCAGCATGTGAATCGGAAATTGATAAAGTGAACCGTCGAGTTCTGATGATCGTCAAGCAGAAGGATGAGGAGCAGCGCAGAGCAGATGAAGACTTCGAGGAGTCCATGTTTGGAGGGAAG CCTAAGCAAGAAGGGATGGCTGCAAAAAAGCAT GATGCCCCTTTGGAAAATCGACATTCAGATGATGACGCTTATGATGAAGAAAAGCACAAGGGCGCACCCACCAATTCTCCCAGTGGGGACACAGACCCAGAAGGCGACAATCTTGACAGTGGCATCATTATTGTACAAGTTGAAGATGGCCACCACATTGGTGTAAAGAAAGTTGTTGATGTCATCAACTTAAAGAAGGAACCTCAAGCAGCACCAACAACTGTCGACTCGCCACTTGTcatagaaaacgtggccagtataGATGAGCGGGTGTTTTCAAGCATGGACAGTCATGATCTGTCATCTCCACCTGGTGATGGTCCCAGAGACAAAGAGCACAAAGACAGGCAGGGAAATGTGGACTCCGGGAACAATGTTGACTTTGACAGTAATAGTCAGGATTACCAG ACACAGGAGGCCCCTGAACAGTTCATATTCCGAAGAAGGAAGGGGAAGTTCTCCTGTCAAGAGACGTCAGTTTTGTTGGACGAGGTGAAGAAAAACAAGTCCCTGCTTTTGTCCAAACTGACGGCTGCAGCTGTAAATGACAAGAAGAGATGTAGGTGGAAGGAAATTACGGCCAGAGTGAACAGTGTGCGTGCTGGTGTCCAACGTAGTGTTGACGAAGTCAAAAAGAAGTGGTACGATCTTCAGTCTACAGCCAAGAAAAAACGAGCTTTGCAAGAGAGCTTGCTGGAGCATCTGAAGGTCAACCAGATGACTGAAAATGGGGACGAGTTTGACACTGGTGAAATTGACTGTGAGAAATCGCAGTCACCAAATTTTTTCAAATCACATTCAAAATTATTGTCCATTCTTGGCACAAACAGAGGTCAGACTGAGGCTGAGAAATCTGACATGGCGACCCAGGCGGACATTGATGACATCGTTGGTGTCGAGGAGCCATCTGATCCAAAACTCACTAATGAGGATGCCTCTAATTCCAACGATGGTGACAGGCCTCAAgttttttcaatttcaactgATAAGATCAGGGAAAACATTAAGTCCGCTCCTAATATCCTGACAAGAAATGATTGGCGGGTGTTAGAGATTACGGACGGGGATGCATGTGAGATAGCAAATTATGCTGCTATTGACCATAATTATGAAGTGAGACTCGACAAACCATCAAAGAGTATTGAGAAGGACAGTGTCTGTGTCCCTGAGGAACAAGGAAATGGGTGGAAAATTGAGTCTGTGGTGTCACAAGCTGACTCAGGCAGTCCCAAG AAATCAAACCTTCCTAAAGAAGACAGTGTAGATACAGCTTCGACAATTAGCCACATCACGGCGGACATTGGCCACCAGCGACTGAGAGTGGAACGAAAGAGACTTGCTGTGGAGCGACGGAGATTGTGTGTGGAACAGGAAAAACTTAGACTGCTTAGAAGGCTGGTCAAGCTGGAGGAGACACGTCTCAGGAAACATGGACGAAAACAGACTAGCCAGAAAACAAGGAGGAAGAGGAAAAGGACAGATCATGGGAGTGATCATGAAGACGAGGAGAGAGCTAAACATTGTAGGGATGGTGAGGCTGGTAAGGATAGAACAGAACAAGGCAGGGATTGGACAGAACATGATGAGGGTGGAATGGAGCTACAGGATAGTAATGATCTGACAGGATGTAGAGGTGAGAAGGGCAGTGGAAGTATAACAGATCTGGAAGGACAAGCTGGTGAGGACAGTGAGGGACAGGAGGAGGACCGGGGTAGTGGATATGAGGATGTTTCTGGTGGAATGGACCATCTGCAACAGAAGGAAGAAGACGAAGATGTTGGTGAGGGTTTGCATGATGGGGAAGAACACAACGAGCAGCAGGAGAGTGTTAGTGAAGGAATGGACCCCGTTGAAGAGAAGGACCAGTCAGACAATGACAGTGGGGAGGGAAGTGTTCGAGGCAGCAGATCAGGTAGCATCAGCAGTAGTGTTGGGGGTAGTATGGAGGGCAGGAGTGTGGAATCTGAAGGTCAAGGGGGCTCTGAGGAAGATGATGATCAGCAAAGTGAGGAGGAGAAGGACATGGTTGTGGACAAGGAGGACGAGGAAATGTCCTCTGCcgaggaggagaaggaagaaGGAGAGTGCGAGGAAAGCGAAGAAGACAATGGAGAAAGACTGTCTATAAAATATCTCCAGTGTGACTGA
- the LOC137282671 gene encoding E3 ubiquitin-protein ligase TRIM45-like encodes MAAKEIIPGCAVCPKPHFYDTEGPFLLPCLHSVCENCLKYENDKTLFCSSCQETFPKASFPIDAVTRKKTLLFTLAHNSNELLCTNKDDGNQAMSWCQECEAFLCEHCHVAHGDMKATRKHKVILVQDLTNCPQTLKCMSYCGQHAQHPVTLYDSTCNVPLCAMCVLAEHTSCKTEDLDTAWETRQSFLEDKEVALRAKLGRLQECRTLQEDIGQRLKPQQEAVEEVIRCTFQKLHLMLDQREIELKTEIEESTKFLTERSDHQLVTLQSEVDKLTVNLEFIQMSTLLLNPVEHFAMKDVMDKRITVASESEIPRISTQEYAIALSTDGLHGFQQQISSLGALMASRIRSDVVVTDSRGTSHIVQIPSLRLDKTSLNTDQVRIRDDEFLTHGKQLQRGRSPGSFRKYSGTVSSHPLTLQHLQYWEVKVFLELLQNPGMLLLFETGVCVHATIDDGVTVCSNVHSFVMFAALCDVHGGICVQSRKHGRNTRCLQHVVQNTVGASSELCYGFLFNPMEGSVRIVDVRSECVEIEHMEDMETNVEYWPVFGVFNGHLAKVHMSVVSGRSVKFGEVKKRWIQDIFG; translated from the exons ATGGCTGCTAAAGAAATCATTCCTGGTTGTGCAGTATGTCCAAAGCCACACTTCTATGACACCGAGGGCCCCTTTCTGCTCCCTTGTTTGCATTCTGTCTGTGAAAACTGTCttaaatatgaaaatgacaAGACACTTTTCTGTAGTTCCTGTCAGGAAACGTTCCCCAAAGCCTCCTTCCCAATAGATGCCGTAACCAGAAAGAAGACCCTTCTCTTCACGCTTGCGCACAATAGCAATGAACTGTTGTGTACCAACAAAGACGATGGCAACCAAGCGATGTCGTGGTGTCAAGAGTGTGAAGCATTTCTCTGCGAACATTGTCACGTGGCACACGGGGACATGAAAGCCACACGGAAACACAAGGTGATACTCGTACAGGATTTGACAAATTGTCCACAAACTTTAAAATGTATGTCTTACTGTGGCCAGCATGCACAACACCCTGTCACCCTCTATGATTCCACCTGTAATGTTCCTCTTTGTGCCATGTGTGTCCTGGCAGAGCACACGAGCTGCAAGACAGAAGACCTGGACACAGCTTGGGAAACACGACAAAGTTTCCTTGAAGACAAAGAAGTTGCCTTGAGAGCAAAGTTGGGCAGGTTGCAGGAGTGCCGAACACTTCAGGAGGACATTGGTCAAAGATTGAAGCCACAACAAGAAGCTGTTGAAGAAGTCATCAGATGCACCTTCCAGAAATTGCATCTGATGTTGGACCAGAGGGAAATAGAGTTAAAGACCGAGATCGAGGAATCCACCAAGTTCCTCACGGAGAGAAGTGATCACCAACTAGTTACTCTTCAGAGCGAAGTTGACAAACTGACCGTGAACCTTGAATTTATTCAAATGTCGACACTTTTACTAAATCCTGTTGAACATTTTGCAATGAAAGACGTAATGGATAAACGAATTACGGTTGCGTCTGAATCTGAAATTCCTCGAATCAGCACTCAGGAGTATGCCATCGCTTTGTCCACAGACGGCCTCCATGGGTTCCAGCAACAAATTTCGTCACTCGGAGCATTGATGGCCAGTCGTATCAGATCAG ATGTTGTTGTAACAGACAGCAGGGGCACAAGCCACATTGTGCAAA TTCCCTCTCTGAGACTGGACAAAACCAGCCTCAACACTGACCAAGTCCGTATCAGAGATGATGAGTTCTTGACACATGGTAAACAGTTACAACGTGGACGAAGCCCCGGCAGTTTCCGGAAGTATTCAGGGACTGTGTCGAGTCATCCTCTCACCCTACAACACCTCCAGTACTGGGAGGTGAAGGTGTTCCTAGAGCTCCTCCAGAACCCGGGCATGCTGCTGTTGTTTGAGACAGGCGTGTGTGTCCATGCCACGATTGACGATGGGGTGACAGTCTGCAGCAACGTGCACTCGTTCGTGATGTTTGCAGCATTGTGTGATGTTCATGGGGGCATATGTGTCCAATCCCGGAAACACGGCAGAAACACAAGGTGTTTGCAACACGTGGTACAGAACACTGTCGGTGCCAGCAGTGAACTTTGCTACGGGTTCTTGTTCAACCCAATGGAAGGGTCTGTACGGATTGTTGATGTAAGGTCTGAGTGTGTGGAGATTGAACATATGGAGGACATGGAAACAAATGTAGAATACTGGCCGGTGTTTGGGGTTTTCAATGGACACCTGGCCAAAGTTCATATGAGCGTGGTTTCTGGAAGGAGTGTTAAGTTTGGAGAGGTCAAGAAACGCTGGATACAAGACATTTTCGGGTAA